A portion of the Candidatus Thermoplasmatota archaeon genome contains these proteins:
- the cca gene encoding CCA tRNA nucleotidyltransferase, producing MEQNKMINASAIEKKVLQKITPTNKDKKRIQKIIEELKKNVQKELTKKQLPAKIELVGSTAKDTYLRNNLDIDMFLLFPTSYQKKEIGRHAINIGRKILKKTEECYAEHPYIRGYYKNIKTEIVPSYQIEKPSQKLSAVDRTPLHTKYVIKNLKQTQKREVRLLKQFMRGIGCYGAEAEIEGFSGYLCEILIIRYGSFKELIKNAKNWETKHTITLTNQKHPDFDAPLIFIDPVDNNRNVASAVSKEKYELFIEACREYDKKPRITFFFPKKTKPWSLKKIKEEIKKQNHKYIGLKLDKPDIIPENLYPQIRKAIRSIKESCERNNFTIYKTSFCLENKKILIILETKKESLSPTMIHVGPPLELKQNAEDFIKKWVNNKRVVKKPYEKNGKLYVEIKREYTKLDEYLENQVKNLSLGKQLEKSKQKGYKIMGQEELLTEDLRVFWTEYLDGKKPWER from the coding sequence ATGGAGCAAAACAAAATGATAAATGCTAGTGCCATAGAAAAAAAAGTCTTACAAAAAATCACACCAACCAATAAGGATAAAAAAAGGATACAAAAAATAATAGAAGAGCTTAAAAAAAATGTACAAAAAGAATTAACAAAAAAACAGTTACCAGCAAAAATAGAGTTAGTTGGATCAACAGCAAAAGACACCTACCTGAGAAACAACCTAGACATAGACATGTTTCTATTATTCCCAACTAGTTACCAAAAAAAAGAGATAGGAAGACATGCTATAAACATTGGTAGAAAAATACTAAAGAAAACAGAGGAATGCTACGCAGAACACCCATATATAAGAGGGTATTACAAAAACATAAAAACAGAGATAGTACCATCATATCAGATAGAAAAACCTTCACAAAAACTATCAGCAGTAGACAGGACACCACTACATACAAAATATGTTATAAAAAACCTGAAACAAACACAAAAAAGAGAAGTAAGGCTACTAAAACAATTCATGCGTGGCATAGGATGCTATGGGGCAGAGGCAGAAATAGAAGGCTTCTCAGGATACCTATGTGAAATACTAATCATAAGATATGGTTCATTCAAAGAATTAATAAAAAACGCTAAAAACTGGGAAACAAAACATACGATAACGTTAACAAACCAAAAACATCCAGATTTTGACGCACCACTAATATTCATAGACCCTGTGGACAACAACAGAAACGTTGCCTCAGCTGTTTCAAAAGAAAAATACGAGTTGTTTATAGAAGCATGTAGAGAATACGACAAAAAACCACGTATAACGTTTTTTTTCCCAAAAAAAACAAAACCATGGAGTCTTAAAAAAATAAAGGAAGAAATCAAAAAACAAAACCATAAATACATAGGGTTAAAACTTGATAAACCAGATATAATACCAGAGAACCTATATCCACAGATAAGAAAAGCAATACGTTCAATAAAAGAATCATGTGAGAGAAATAATTTTACAATATACAAAACATCCTTCTGTTTAGAAAACAAAAAAATACTGATAATCCTAGAGACAAAAAAAGAGTCTCTATCTCCGACGATGATACATGTTGGACCACCTTTGGAACTAAAACAAAACGCTGAGGATTTCATAAAAAAATGGGTGAATAACAAAAGGGTTGTTAAGAAACCTTATGAGAAAAACGGTAAACTCTACGTTGAAATCAAAAGGGAATACACGAAGCTAGATGAATATCTTGAAAATCAAGTTAAAAATTTAAGCCTTGGTAAACAACTTGAAAAAAGCAAACAAAAAGGATACAAGATTATGGGACAAGAGGAACTATTAACAGAGGATCTTAGGGTTTTCTGGACTGAGTATCTGGATGGGAAAAAACCTTGGGAACGCTGA
- the thpR gene encoding RNA 2',3'-cyclic phosphodiesterase has product MSKFRGFIAIDIESNKKLVDFENEIKKIGADLKLVEPENIHITLKFLGDTEEMLINEMEKIIKNSVKETKPFNIQLKGTGVFPNQNYIKVVWIGIQNSEPIAEIAKKIDEQTSKIGFEKEKRGFSPHLTIARVKTAKNKKKLLQVLEKYRDIEFADIKVETVKLKKSDLTPKGPIYTDLKIIKI; this is encoded by the coding sequence ATGTCAAAATTTAGAGGATTCATAGCGATAGATATTGAATCAAACAAAAAACTAGTTGATTTTGAAAATGAAATAAAAAAAATAGGAGCAGACCTTAAACTTGTGGAACCAGAAAACATCCATATAACACTAAAATTCCTAGGAGACACAGAAGAGATGCTGATAAACGAAATGGAAAAAATAATAAAAAATTCAGTAAAAGAAACCAAACCTTTCAACATCCAATTAAAAGGAACAGGTGTCTTTCCAAATCAAAACTACATAAAAGTCGTCTGGATAGGAATACAAAACAGTGAACCAATAGCAGAAATAGCAAAAAAAATAGATGAACAAACCTCAAAAATAGGTTTCGAAAAAGAAAAAAGAGGTTTCTCACCACATCTAACAATCGCGAGGGTGAAAACAGCAAAAAACAAAAAAAAACTATTACAGGTTTTAGAAAAATATAGAGATATTGAATTCGCGGATATAAAAGTAGAAACAGTTAAACTAAAGAAAAGTGATTTAACACCAAAGGGACCCATCTACACGGATCTAAAGATAATAAAAATATGA
- a CDS encoding phosphatase PAP2 family protein — MVNKIYNWLIIIGSIQLVLIVISLFFLTPKKIFKKTAKEYFDLFKKNAIPISIILAVVLFHLIEVKTIDVITTEIVGTDFAPTIKSIEGNFVASFSQYWTPVLVSFFVLIYIAVYPFTLWFSPLYYIIADEKQAMKTLAYGLLIIYIVALPFYLFLPVTNVYVFNNLGSALENTIPTVENFFYAVTTENNCLPSLHTAMTILIAYSMSLTKNKKLTYLTYFTMITVIIAIMYLAIHWIIDIIAGASLAIAVIFILRYTMKKKEWSKTK, encoded by the coding sequence GTGGTGAACAAGATATACAACTGGTTAATCATAATTGGTTCAATTCAACTAGTATTGATAGTAATAAGCTTGTTTTTTCTCACACCAAAAAAAATCTTTAAAAAAACTGCGAAAGAATACTTCGATCTTTTCAAAAAAAATGCTATCCCAATAAGTATCATCCTAGCTGTTGTGTTATTTCATTTAATAGAAGTTAAAACCATAGACGTGATAACCACAGAAATTGTTGGAACAGATTTCGCGCCAACGATTAAAAGCATAGAAGGCAATTTTGTAGCATCATTCTCACAGTATTGGACACCAGTCTTAGTCTCATTCTTCGTATTAATTTACATAGCAGTTTATCCATTCACACTATGGTTCTCGCCATTATATTACATTATAGCAGATGAAAAACAAGCGATGAAAACACTTGCATATGGACTACTAATAATATACATCGTAGCCTTGCCATTCTACCTGTTTCTACCAGTAACAAACGTATACGTGTTCAACAACTTGGGATCGGCACTAGAAAACACAATACCAACTGTGGAAAACTTTTTTTATGCTGTAACAACAGAAAACAACTGCCTACCCTCATTACACACAGCTATGACCATTCTAATAGCTTACTCGATGAGTTTAACAAAAAACAAAAAACTAACCTATCTAACATATTTCACTATGATAACAGTAATAATAGCAATAATGTACCTGGCAATACACTGGATAATAGATATAATAGCCGGTGCGTCTTTAGCGATAGCAGTAATATTCATATTAAGATACACTATGAAGAAAAAAGAATGGAGCAAAACAAAATGA